The genome window TAAGCCTAGGCCACATCCAGACAATGACATCAGAACCTCTGGGCTTGGGACACAGACATCAGTACTCTGTGAAGCCCCCAGGTGACTCCAGTAAGCAGCCACTATAGGCACTGAATAATACTTGCTGGTGGTAAAGATGCAAGTGGTAAAGATGTGAAAGAGGAACCCATGAGTCAGATGGTTGTGCTCAGCTTAAGTTGGAAGTCCCAGTTCTTCTTTTCTCAGCTAACAGCTCTTTCTTTCTAGCTTTAGCTTGGGTGCTTGCTGGGGGGTAGGGGTGGAGGAGTAGGTTGGGGCAAATAGAGCTAGAGGAGTGGGTGAGTCTACCAGTTCTGGCCCTCAGCTCACCCTGTGCTTCTCTCCCAGTCATGGCAGGCTCAGGCAGCAGTCTACCATGGAGCAAGCATCTGTTCAAAGCCTTCCTGATGGTCCTACTGGTCCTCGTCCTACTCCACTCAGCATCATCCCAGCCCCATCGAGACTTTGCACCACCAGGCCAGCAGAAGAGGGAGGCCTCAGTTGATCTTTTGACCCAGATAGGTCGATCTGTGTGGGGGACACTGGATGACTGGCTTGGGCCAGAGACCACACGCCTGGTTTCAGAGGTAAGGAAGGTAATCCCTGCTGTGCACATTCaggaaagataaaagaagagACATTAATGGCCACCCCACCTTGGCTCCACATCGTCCCTGTGGCATAATCCCTGGTGCAGAGAGCCCCAAGTTCCCCCCAAAGCCAGACAgtaccttccttttcttcctcattgTTTCATTCCTACCCCAGGGCCTTTTATAGCtccacctccctctttccctggCTCCTGCCCGTTCTTTGCCAGAAAGGCTGAGATATGAGTCATCTTTATAAACCCATATTACTGGGTGACTATAGAGTCTGACTTTGGTCTAAATCTGACATAGAATCTTGAACTGGCAAAATATCAAGACCTGAACCATTCTTTCACCTGTAGAGGGTGGCGTGGGACTGATTAGGGGCTTAAGACAGGTTATCTCTTATACCTAATGGCATCTCAAGCCTGGTGTCATGTACTTTTGACAGATCGTAGTGAAAGGCTGAGATGATCATTTATAAAATCCATAATATAGTATATCTGATAGACTCCTTTTTCATTGAAATGTCTTAGCCCTTTACAGATGTTTTTTCACGTACCTTTGTGATTCCCTGGGAGGCTAGGAGGACTCCAGTTTTATAGGGTGATTACTGATGGGATTTGGTGATCCCCCCATTTGCACACAAGTACATCTACTACCACCTCCAGAGTACCCCAGCAATTCAGTTGAGTTCAGTCCCAGATGTCCTGGTTTCCAGTTTACAAAGGAGAAATAGCCTATTGTTCATACCTGTGCACTGGAAGGTAGATGTGGAAGGGTgccctcagccaggcccagggCCCCCAAACTTCTGACCTGGGCCCATCAATACTGCCTGAGAGACAGGTCAGAGACATTCTGGTGGGCCTTGCCTGGGCAGTGATCTGCTTGGAGCCAAAGATCTCCATTAACTGTGGACTCATCTCAGCCTGTGCTCTTTCCTCAGACCTCATATCAGGTGATGTGGGCCATCTCGTCAGCCATCTCTGTGGCCTTCTTTGCTCTATCTGGGATCACTGCTCAGCTGCTGAATGCCTTGGGGCTAGATGGTGAGTGACTAGGACTGGTTAGTTAATGGGAGCTTCGCCTGTACCTCCCTGTATGTGAGAGTTTCTGTCGGGGTCTAGACTGTTCCCCAGCTGCTCAGCACTTCCCAGGCTTCCCCGGAGGTGTGGCATAAGAGCAGGCTGatgaccaccaccacccccacgtACCAGGTGTTTACTTCATGCCAGGCATCGTGCTAAGATGTGACATCTCATTTAACTGTTAACCACTGCCCAGTGATATAGGTAGAATTGTTCCCATTTAACaaatgaaactgaggctcaaccCAAGGTCCAAAAGCCAGCAAGcaacagagctgagattcaaatctGTGTCTCTTTGGGTCTATGAAGCTGGATTATGCCTTTGCAAGGGGGTTAGCATCTCCCACTTTTTTGGCTTTTGTCCCCGTTTCTCCTCACCACCTTCTCGAGGTTGGCTGACTCTGTGACTCTCCCCACTTCTAGGTGATCACCTCACCCAGGGCTTGAAGCTCAGCCCTGGCCAGGTCCAGACCTTCCTGCTGTGGGGAGCAGGGGCCCTGGTCATGTACTGGCTGCTGTCCCTGCTCCTCGGCTTAGTCTTGGCCTTGCTGGGACGGATCCTGTGGAGCCTGAAGCTTATCATCTTCTTGGCCGGCTTTGTGGCCCTGGTGAGGTCGGTGCCTGACCCTTCCAC of Cynocephalus volans isolate mCynVol1 chromosome 4, mCynVol1.pri, whole genome shotgun sequence contains these proteins:
- the TMEM109 gene encoding voltage-gated monoatomic cation channel TMEM109 isoform X2, with product MPVMAGSGSSLPWSKHLFKAFLMVLLVLVLLHSASSQPHRDFAPPGQQKREASVDLLTQIGRSVWGTLDDWLGPETTRLVSETSYQVMWAISSAISVAFFALSGITAQLLNALGLDGDHLTQGLKLSPGQVQTFLLWGAGALVMYWLLSLLLGLVLALLGRILWSLKLIIFLAGFVALVRSVPDPSTRALLLLALLTLYALLSRLTGTRASGAQLEAKVRGLERQVEELRWRQRRAAKGPRSMEEE
- the TMEM109 gene encoding voltage-gated monoatomic cation channel TMEM109 isoform X1; amino-acid sequence: MQPGASLLVMAGSGSSLPWSKHLFKAFLMVLLVLVLLHSASSQPHRDFAPPGQQKREASVDLLTQIGRSVWGTLDDWLGPETTRLVSETSYQVMWAISSAISVAFFALSGITAQLLNALGLDGDHLTQGLKLSPGQVQTFLLWGAGALVMYWLLSLLLGLVLALLGRILWSLKLIIFLAGFVALVRSVPDPSTRALLLLALLTLYALLSRLTGTRASGAQLEAKVRGLERQVEELRWRQRRAAKGPRSMEEE
- the TMEM109 gene encoding voltage-gated monoatomic cation channel TMEM109 isoform X3, whose product is MAGSGSSLPWSKHLFKAFLMVLLVLVLLHSASSQPHRDFAPPGQQKREASVDLLTQIGRSVWGTLDDWLGPETTRLVSETSYQVMWAISSAISVAFFALSGITAQLLNALGLDGDHLTQGLKLSPGQVQTFLLWGAGALVMYWLLSLLLGLVLALLGRILWSLKLIIFLAGFVALVRSVPDPSTRALLLLALLTLYALLSRLTGTRASGAQLEAKVRGLERQVEELRWRQRRAAKGPRSMEEE